The sequence below is a genomic window from Pseudonocardia sp. T1-2H.
TGGACGCCGATGGTGACGGCCAGCCCGCAGCCCTCGGGGCCGTCGGGGACGTCCACCGACATGGTGGCCTCGACGAAGTCCTCCGGCGCGCCGACCGCGGCGTGGAACGGGACGAGCGCGTCGATCAGGCCGTCCCACAGCTCGTCATCGGTGGGGCGGGCATCGGTGACGACCCGCACGGTGTAACCCTTCATGGCGGTCCTTTCGTTCGCTGGTGTGCGGGGTCAGTAGTTCGCGTACTGGGGGCAGTACGCCTGCGCGGCGTCGCCGATGAGGAAGCCGATCTCGTCCAGCGTGTAGGTGCTGTCCTTCATCGCGTCGGCGATCTGCAGGGTGGTGGCGTCAGCCTGGTACGCCTCGCAGATGCGGTGCCCGATGCCGATCGCGGCCTCCTTCGACGTGTAGTGGACGCC
It includes:
- a CDS encoding DUF732 domain-containing protein — its product is GVHYTSKEAAIGIGHRICEAYQADATTLQIADAMKDSTYTLDEIGFLIGDAAQAYCPQYANY